A genomic window from Streptomyces brevispora includes:
- the nuoH gene encoding NADH-quinone oxidoreductase subunit NuoH: MTAFAQLAAAPHGAVLAAEDLSMFGTDPWWLVVVKAVFCFAFLMVTVLFSIVWERKVVAWMQLRIGPNRHGPWGMLQSLADGIKLMLKEDLVVKRADKVVYVLAPIVAAVPAFMAIAVIPFGPSGNEVSIFGHRTAMQLTDLPIAMLYILAVASVGIYGIVLAGWSSGSTYPLLGGLRSCAQMISYEIAMGAAFASVFLYSGSMSTSKIVEAQQDRWFILLLPVSFIIYIITMVGETNRAPFDMPESEGDLVGGFNTEYSSIKFAMFMLAEYVNMVTVSAVSITLFLGGWRAPWPISTFWEGANHGWWPMLWFVIKVQLLLFFFIWLRGTLPRVRYDQLMKLGWKVLIPVSVVWLMLVATVRALRNEGYDYSKILLYVAGAVIAILLISFVVDMFRDKKGREVAQDAKPEPEFDPMAGGFPVPPLPGQTLPPVPRRVPRRERELVVSGGVDTQSDGNPSDGKEADHV; encoded by the coding sequence GTGACTGCCTTCGCTCAACTGGCCGCGGCCCCGCACGGCGCGGTGCTCGCCGCCGAGGACCTGTCGATGTTCGGCACCGACCCCTGGTGGCTCGTCGTCGTCAAGGCGGTCTTCTGCTTCGCGTTCCTGATGGTGACCGTGCTCTTCTCCATCGTGTGGGAGCGCAAGGTCGTCGCCTGGATGCAGCTGCGCATCGGTCCCAACCGGCACGGCCCCTGGGGCATGCTCCAGTCGCTCGCCGACGGCATCAAGCTGATGCTGAAGGAGGACCTGGTCGTCAAGCGGGCGGACAAGGTCGTCTACGTCCTCGCCCCGATCGTCGCCGCCGTACCGGCGTTCATGGCGATCGCGGTGATCCCGTTCGGCCCGTCCGGCAACGAGGTCTCGATCTTCGGGCACCGTACGGCGATGCAGCTCACCGACCTGCCGATCGCGATGCTCTACATCCTCGCGGTCGCCTCGGTCGGGATCTACGGCATCGTGCTGGCGGGCTGGTCCTCCGGATCGACGTACCCGCTGCTCGGCGGCCTGCGCTCGTGCGCGCAGATGATCAGCTACGAGATCGCGATGGGCGCCGCGTTCGCCTCGGTGTTCCTCTACTCCGGGTCGATGTCGACCTCGAAGATCGTGGAGGCGCAGCAGGACCGCTGGTTCATCCTGCTGCTGCCGGTCTCGTTCATCATCTACATCATCACGATGGTCGGTGAGACCAACCGCGCCCCGTTCGACATGCCGGAGTCCGAGGGTGACCTGGTCGGCGGATTCAACACCGAGTACTCGTCGATCAAGTTCGCGATGTTCATGCTTGCCGAGTACGTCAACATGGTCACCGTCTCCGCGGTCTCCATCACCCTGTTCCTGGGCGGCTGGCGGGCCCCGTGGCCGATCAGCACCTTCTGGGAGGGCGCGAACCACGGCTGGTGGCCGATGCTCTGGTTCGTCATCAAGGTGCAGCTGCTGCTGTTCTTCTTCATCTGGCTGCGCGGCACGCTGCCCCGGGTCCGCTACGACCAGCTGATGAAGCTGGGCTGGAAGGTCCTGATCCCGGTCTCCGTGGTCTGGCTGATGCTGGTCGCCACGGTGCGGGCGCTGCGCAACGAAGGCTACGACTACTCGAAGATCCTGCTCTACGTGGCCGGGGCCGTGATCGCGATCCTGCTGATCTCCTTCGTCGTCGACATGTTCCGCGACAAGAAGGGCCGGGAGGTCGCGCAGGACGCGAAGCCGGAGCCCGAGTTCGACCCGATGGCGGGCGGATTCCCGGTGCCACCGCTGCCCGGACAGACCCTGCCGCCGGTGCCGCGGCGAGTGCCGCGCCGTGAGCGAGAGCTCGTTGTCAGTGGTGGCGTGGATACTCAGAGTGACGGAAATCCGAGT